One window of the Eucalyptus grandis isolate ANBG69807.140 chromosome 6, ASM1654582v1, whole genome shotgun sequence genome contains the following:
- the LOC104448500 gene encoding ras-related protein RABA1f: MAGGYRADDDYDYLFKVVLIGDSGVGKSNLLSRFTRNEFSLESKSTIGVEFATRSIRVDDKVVKAQIWDTAGQERYRAITSAYYRGAVGALLVYDVTRHVTFENVERWLKELRDHTDSNIVIMLVGNKADLRHLRAVSTEDAKAFAERENTYFMETSALESMNVENSFTEVLTQIYHVVSRKALDVGEDPAAPPKGQTISVGSKDDVSAVKKVGCCSA; encoded by the exons ATGGCCGGCGGCTACAGGGCGGACGACGACTACGACTACTTGTTCAAGGTGGTGCTGATCGGCGACTCCGGCGTCGGCAAATCCAACCTCCTGTCCAGATTCACGCGGAACGAGTTCAGCCTGGAGTCCAAGTCCACCATCGGGGTCGAGTTCGCCACCAGGAGCATCCGCGTCGACGACAAGGTCGTCAAGGCCCAGATTTGGGACACCGCCGGCCAAGAGAG ATATCGTGCAATCACAAGTGCCTATTACAGAGGAGCAGTTGGTGCATTGCTTGTTTATGACGTTACGAGACATGTCACTTTTGAGAATGTCGAAAGATGGTTGAAGGAGCTGCGGGACCACACAGACTCTAATATCGTGATAATGCTGGTAGGAAACAAAGCAGATCTGAGGCACTTGCGTGCCGTGTCTACGGAGGATGCCAAGGCCTTTGCAGAAAGAGAGAACACTTACTTCATGGAGACTTCCGCTCTTGAATCTATGAATGTAGAGAATTCATTCACCGAAGTGCTCACACAAATATACCACGTGGTGAGTCGAAAAGCACTTGATGTTGGGGAAGATCCGGCAGCACCTCCCAAGGGACAAACTATCAGTGTCGGTTCAAAGGATGATGTTTCCGCTGTCAAGAAAGTGGGCTGTTGCTCCGCTTGA
- the LOC104448501 gene encoding homogentisate 1,2-dioxygenase: MARPQAEEEKGGAGSDRAPAGDAGVEYLTGLGNHFSSEAIASALPAGQNSPLVCPYGLYAEQISGTSFTSPRKLNQRSWLYRIKPSVTHEPFKPRVPAHEKLLSEFDQSNSSATPTQLRWRPLEIPDAPTDFVDGLLTMCGAGSSFLRHGFAVHMYTANKSMDNCAFCNADGDFLIVPQQGRLWITTECGKLLVSPGEAAVLPQGFRFSVDLPDGPSRGYVAEIFGTHFQLPDLGPIGANGLADPRHFLVPKAWFEEKSCPGYTIIQKFGGQLFTAKQDFSPFNVAAWHGNYVPYKYDLSKFCPYNTVLFDHSDPSINTVLTAPTDKPGVALLDFVIFPPRWLVAEHTFRPPYYHRNCMSEFMGLIHGGYEAKADGFLPGGASLHSCMTPHGPDTKSYEATIARGNDAGPHRITNTMAFMFESCLIPRVCHWALDSPSVDPDYYKCWIGLRSHFEGMKIEGHDTQNGRADV; the protein is encoded by the exons ATGGCGCGGCCGcaggcggaggaggagaagggaggGGCGGGCTCCGATCGCGCCCCCGCCGGCGACGCCGGAGTCGAGTACCTCACCGGCCTCGGCAACCACTTCTCGTCGGAGGCGATCGCCAGCGCGCTCCCGGCCGGCCAGAACAGCCCCCTGGTTTGCCCCTACGGGCTCTACGCCGAGCAGATATCCGGCACCTCCTTCACCTCCCCGCGCAAGCTCAATCAGCGCAG TTGGTTATATCGGATCAAGCCATCGGTCACGCACGAACCATTCAAGCCCCGTGTTCCGGCACACGAGAAGCTTCTTAGTGAGTTCGACCAGTCCAATAGCTCCGCGACTCCGACTCAATTGCGTTGGAGGCCTTTGGAAATTCCGGATGCACCGACGGATTTCGTCGATGGATTGTTGACAATGTGCGGTGCTGGAAGCTCATTCCTTCGGCACGGATTCGCTGTTCACAT GTACACTGCCAATAAATCAATGGACAATTGTGCATTCTGCAATGCTGATggtgattttctaattgttCCACAGCAAGGAA GGTTGTGGATCACCACAGAATGTGGAAAATTGCTGGTTTCCCCTGGTGAAGCTGCTGTTTTACCTCAAGGATTTCGCTTTTCCGTGGACCTTCCAGATGGCCCATCTCGTGGCTATGTTGCTGAGATATTCGGCACTCATTTTCAACTTCCTGATTTGGGACCAATAG GTGCCAATGGTCTTGCTGATCCGAGACACTTTCTCGTACCCAAAGCttggtttgaagaaaagtccTGTCCTGGGTACACTATAATACAAAAGTTTGGTGGCCAACTATTTACGGCGAAGCAGGATTTCTCTCCTTTTAATGTGGCTGCGTGGCATGGAAACTATGTTCCTTATAAG TATGACCTGAGCAAGTTTTGTCCCTATAATACCGTCTTATTTGATCATAGCGATCCATCAATAAACACTG TATTGACAGCACCAACTGATAAACCTGGAGTGGCATTATTGGATTTTGTCATATTCCCTCCTCGGTGGTTGGTTGCAGAACATACATTCCGACCTCCGTATTACCATCGCAATTGCATGAGTGAATTCATGGGCCTTATCCATGGTGGATATGAG GCAAAAGCTGACGGTTTTCTCCCAGGTGGTGCTAGCCTTCACAGCTGTATGACTCCACATGGTCCTGATACCAAGAGTTATGAG GCAACCATTGCTCGAGGAAACGATGCAGGACCCCATAGAATTACCAATACCATGGCCTTCATGTTTGAGTCATGCTTAATCCCACGAGTTTGCCATTGGGCACTTGATTCTCCCTCTGTGGATCCTGATTATTACAAGTGCTGGATCGGACTCAGGTCCCACTTTGAAGGGATGAAGATTGAAGGTCACGATACACAAAATGGACGTGCAGATGTGTAG